In Bos taurus isolate L1 Dominette 01449 registration number 42190680 breed Hereford chromosome 11, ARS-UCD2.0, whole genome shotgun sequence, one DNA window encodes the following:
- the RALGDS gene encoding ral guanine nucleotide dissociation stimulator isoform X12, which yields MLVVPPPGARADESSTQEIGEELVNGVIYSISLRKIQVHHGASKGQRWLGYENESALNLYETCKVRTVKAGTLEKLVEHLVPAFQGSDLSYVTIFLCTYRAFTTTQQVLDLLFKSRYGRCDVLTASSRYGCILPYSSEDGGPQDQLKNAISSILGTWLDQYSEDFCQPPDFPCLRQLVAYVQLNMPGSDLERRAHLLLAQLEHADLSEAEPEAPVPALKPAAEPEPTLGPDLEPAPALAPEPALMPAPTLPSELEPALSQTLELEPPAAPDPPWPLPVATENGLGEEKPHLLAFPPDLVAEQFTLMDAELFKKVVPYHCLGSIWSQRDKKGKEHLAPTVRATVAQFNSVANCVITTCLGDRSVSARHRARVVEHWIEVARECRVLKNFSSLYAILSALQSNSIHRLKKTWEEVSRDSLRVFQKLSEIFSDENNYSLSRELLIKEGTSKFATLEMNPKRAQRRPKEAGVIQGTVPYLGTFLTDLVMLDTAMKDYLYGRLINFEKRRKEFEVIAQIKLLQSACNNYSITPEEHFGAWFRAMERLSEAESYTLSCELEPPSESASNTLKVKKNTAIVKRWSDRQAPSTELSTSGSCHSKSCDQLRYGPYLSSGDIADALSVHSAGSSSSDVEEINMSFVPESPDGQEKKFWESASQSSPETSGISSASSSTSSSSASTTPVASTRTHKRSVSGVCSYGSSLPLYNQQVGDSCIIRVSLDVDNGNMYKSILVTSQDKAPAVIRKAMDKHNLDEDEPEDYELVQVISDDRKLKIPDNANVFYAMNSTANYDFVLKKRTFTKGTKVRHGASSTLPRMKQKGLKIAKGIF from the exons AGCTCCACGCAGGAGATCGGCGAGGAGCTGGTCAACGGGGTCATCTACTCCATTTCCCTGCGCAAGATCCAGGTGCACCACGGCGCCAGCAAGGGCCAGCGCTGGCTCGGG TATGAAAACGAGTCGGCCCTGAACCTGTACGAGACCTGCAAGGTGCGGACTGTGAAGGCGGGCACGCTGGAGAAGCTGGTGGAGCACCTGGTGCCCGCCTTCCAGGGCAGCGACCTCTCCTACGTCACCATCTTCCTGTGCACCTACCGAGCCTTCACCACCACCCAGCAGGTCCTGGACCTGCTGTTCAAGAG CAGGTACGGTAGATGTGACGTCCTCACGGCCTCCTCTAGATATGGGTGCATCCTTCCCTACTCCAGCGAGGACGGCGGACCCCAGGACCAACTCAAAAA TGCCATCTCCTCCATCCTGGGCACCTGGCTGGACCAGTACTCGGAGGACTTCTGTCAGCCCCCCGACTTCCCCTGCCTCAGGCAGCTGGTGGCCTACGTGCAGCTCAACATGCCCGGCTCCGACCTGGAGCGCCGGGCCCACCTCCTCCTGGCCCAGCTGGAGCACGCGGACCTCAGCGAGGCAGAGCCGGAGG CTCCAGTTCCAGCTCTGAAACCAGCTGCCGAGCCAGAGCCCACACTAGGCCCAGACCTCGAGCCCGCTCCGGCACTGGCCCCAGAGCCAGCCCTGATGCCAGCTCCGACGCTGCCTTCAGAGCTCGAGCCGGCTCTCTCGCAAACCCTAGAGCTCGAGCCGCCTGCAGCCCCAGACCCCCCCTGGCCTTTGCCCGTGGCTACAGAGAATGGGCTGGGGGAGGAGAAGCCCCACCTCCTGGCATTCCCTCCTGACCTTGTGGCAGAGCAGTTCACGCTCATGGATGCG gaGCTGTTCAAGAAAGTGGTCCCCTACCACTGCCTGGGCTCCATCTGGTCCCAGCGGGACAAGAAGGGCAAGGAGCACCTGGCCCCCACCGTGCGTGCCACCGTCGCCCAGTTCAACAGCGTGGCCAACTGCGTCATCACCACCTGCCTCGGGGACCGGAGCGTGTCAGCCCGCCACAGGGCCAGGGTGGTGGAGCACTGGATCGAGGTGGCCAGG GAGTGCCGGGTCCTCAAGAACTTCTCCTCCCTCTACGCCATCCTCTCTGCCCTGCAGAGCAACTCCATCCACCGGCTGAAGAAGACGTGGGAAGAGGTCTCCAG ggacAGCCTCCGCGTCTTTCAGAAGCTGTCAGAGATTTTCTCGGACGAGAACAACTACTCCCTAAGCAGAGAGCTGCTCATCAAG GAGGGGACCTCCAAGTTTGCCACCCTGGAGATGAACCCCAAGCGAGCCCAGAGGCGCCCGAAAGAGGCG GGTGTCATCCAGGGCACCGTTCCCTACCTGGGCACATTCCTCACGGACCTGGTGATGCTGGACACTGCCATGAAGGACTATCTGTAT GGGAGACTGATCAACTTcgagaagaggaggaag GAATTCGAAGTGATCGCCCAGATCAAGCTGCTCCAGTCAGCCTGCAACAATTACAGCATCACGCCCGAAGAGCACTTCGGGGCCTGGTTCCGGGCCATGGAGAGGCTCAGCGAGGCTGAGAG CTACACATTGTCATGCGAGCTGGAGCCCCCCTCCGAGTCGGCCAGCAACACCCTCAAGGTGAAGAAGAACACGGCCATCGTCAAGCGCTGGAGCGA CCGCCAGGCCCCCAGCACAGAGCTCAGTACCAGCGGCAGCTGCCACTCCAAGTCCTGTGACCAACTCAGGTACGGCCCCTACCTCAGCAGCGGAGACATTGCTGACGCACTCAGCGTCCACTCGGCCGGCTCCTCTAGCTCCGACGTGGAGGAGATCAACATGAGCTTCGTCCCAGAGTCCCCCGACGgccaggagaagaag TTCTGGGAGTCAGCCTCCCAGTCGTCCCCAGAGACCTCCGGCATCAGCTCGGCCTCCAGCAGCACGTCCTCCTCCTCGGCCTCCACCACGCCCGTGGCCAGCACACGCACCCACAAGCGCTCCGTGTCCGGGGTCTGCAGCTACGGCTCCTCACTGCCCCTCTACAACCAGCAGGTGGGCGACTCCTGCATCATCCGGGTGAGCCTGGACGTGGACAACGGCAACATGTACAAGAGCATCCTG GTGACCAGCCAAGACAAGGCTCCGGCTGTAATCCGCAAGGCCATGGACAAACACAACCTGGATGAGGACGAGCCCGAAGACTACGAGCTGGTGCAGGTTATTTCGGATGATCGAA
- the RALGDS gene encoding ral guanine nucleotide dissociation stimulator isoform X10 gives MMVDCQSSTQEIGEELVNGVIYSISLRKIQVHHGASKGQRWLGYENESALNLYETCKVRTVKAGTLEKLVEHLVPAFQGSDLSYVTIFLCTYRAFTTTQQVLDLLFKSRYGRCDVLTASSRYGCILPYSSEDGGPQDQLKNAISSILGTWLDQYSEDFCQPPDFPCLRQLVAYVQLNMPGSDLERRAHLLLAQLEHADLSEAEPEAPVPALKPAAEPEPTLGPDLEPAPALAPEPALMPAPTLPSELEPALSQTLELEPPAAPDPPWPLPVATENGLGEEKPHLLAFPPDLVAEQFTLMDAELFKKVVPYHCLGSIWSQRDKKGKEHLAPTVRATVAQFNSVANCVITTCLGDRSVSARHRARVVEHWIEVARECRVLKNFSSLYAILSALQSNSIHRLKKTWEEVSRDSLRVFQKLSEIFSDENNYSLSRELLIKEGTSKFATLEMNPKRAQRRPKEAGVIQGTVPYLGTFLTDLVMLDTAMKDYLYGRLINFEKRRKEFEVIAQIKLLQSACNNYSITPEEHFGAWFRAMERLSEAESYTLSCELEPPSESASNTLKVKKNTAIVKRWSDRQAPSTELSTSGSCHSKSCDQLRYGPYLSSGDIADALSVHSAGSSSSDVEEINMSFVPESPDGQEKKFWESASQSSPETSGISSASSSTSSSSASTTPVASTRTHKRSVSGVCSYGSSLPLYNQQVGDSCIIRVSLDVDNGNMYKSILVTSQDKAPAVIRKAMDKHNLDEDEPEDYELVQVISDDRKLKIPDNANVFYAMNSTANYDFVLKKRTFTKGTKVRHGASSTLPRMKQKGLKIAKGIF, from the exons AGCTCCACGCAGGAGATCGGCGAGGAGCTGGTCAACGGGGTCATCTACTCCATTTCCCTGCGCAAGATCCAGGTGCACCACGGCGCCAGCAAGGGCCAGCGCTGGCTCGGG TATGAAAACGAGTCGGCCCTGAACCTGTACGAGACCTGCAAGGTGCGGACTGTGAAGGCGGGCACGCTGGAGAAGCTGGTGGAGCACCTGGTGCCCGCCTTCCAGGGCAGCGACCTCTCCTACGTCACCATCTTCCTGTGCACCTACCGAGCCTTCACCACCACCCAGCAGGTCCTGGACCTGCTGTTCAAGAG CAGGTACGGTAGATGTGACGTCCTCACGGCCTCCTCTAGATATGGGTGCATCCTTCCCTACTCCAGCGAGGACGGCGGACCCCAGGACCAACTCAAAAA TGCCATCTCCTCCATCCTGGGCACCTGGCTGGACCAGTACTCGGAGGACTTCTGTCAGCCCCCCGACTTCCCCTGCCTCAGGCAGCTGGTGGCCTACGTGCAGCTCAACATGCCCGGCTCCGACCTGGAGCGCCGGGCCCACCTCCTCCTGGCCCAGCTGGAGCACGCGGACCTCAGCGAGGCAGAGCCGGAGG CTCCAGTTCCAGCTCTGAAACCAGCTGCCGAGCCAGAGCCCACACTAGGCCCAGACCTCGAGCCCGCTCCGGCACTGGCCCCAGAGCCAGCCCTGATGCCAGCTCCGACGCTGCCTTCAGAGCTCGAGCCGGCTCTCTCGCAAACCCTAGAGCTCGAGCCGCCTGCAGCCCCAGACCCCCCCTGGCCTTTGCCCGTGGCTACAGAGAATGGGCTGGGGGAGGAGAAGCCCCACCTCCTGGCATTCCCTCCTGACCTTGTGGCAGAGCAGTTCACGCTCATGGATGCG gaGCTGTTCAAGAAAGTGGTCCCCTACCACTGCCTGGGCTCCATCTGGTCCCAGCGGGACAAGAAGGGCAAGGAGCACCTGGCCCCCACCGTGCGTGCCACCGTCGCCCAGTTCAACAGCGTGGCCAACTGCGTCATCACCACCTGCCTCGGGGACCGGAGCGTGTCAGCCCGCCACAGGGCCAGGGTGGTGGAGCACTGGATCGAGGTGGCCAGG GAGTGCCGGGTCCTCAAGAACTTCTCCTCCCTCTACGCCATCCTCTCTGCCCTGCAGAGCAACTCCATCCACCGGCTGAAGAAGACGTGGGAAGAGGTCTCCAG ggacAGCCTCCGCGTCTTTCAGAAGCTGTCAGAGATTTTCTCGGACGAGAACAACTACTCCCTAAGCAGAGAGCTGCTCATCAAG GAGGGGACCTCCAAGTTTGCCACCCTGGAGATGAACCCCAAGCGAGCCCAGAGGCGCCCGAAAGAGGCG GGTGTCATCCAGGGCACCGTTCCCTACCTGGGCACATTCCTCACGGACCTGGTGATGCTGGACACTGCCATGAAGGACTATCTGTAT GGGAGACTGATCAACTTcgagaagaggaggaag GAATTCGAAGTGATCGCCCAGATCAAGCTGCTCCAGTCAGCCTGCAACAATTACAGCATCACGCCCGAAGAGCACTTCGGGGCCTGGTTCCGGGCCATGGAGAGGCTCAGCGAGGCTGAGAG CTACACATTGTCATGCGAGCTGGAGCCCCCCTCCGAGTCGGCCAGCAACACCCTCAAGGTGAAGAAGAACACGGCCATCGTCAAGCGCTGGAGCGA CCGCCAGGCCCCCAGCACAGAGCTCAGTACCAGCGGCAGCTGCCACTCCAAGTCCTGTGACCAACTCAGGTACGGCCCCTACCTCAGCAGCGGAGACATTGCTGACGCACTCAGCGTCCACTCGGCCGGCTCCTCTAGCTCCGACGTGGAGGAGATCAACATGAGCTTCGTCCCAGAGTCCCCCGACGgccaggagaagaag TTCTGGGAGTCAGCCTCCCAGTCGTCCCCAGAGACCTCCGGCATCAGCTCGGCCTCCAGCAGCACGTCCTCCTCCTCGGCCTCCACCACGCCCGTGGCCAGCACACGCACCCACAAGCGCTCCGTGTCCGGGGTCTGCAGCTACGGCTCCTCACTGCCCCTCTACAACCAGCAGGTGGGCGACTCCTGCATCATCCGGGTGAGCCTGGACGTGGACAACGGCAACATGTACAAGAGCATCCTG GTGACCAGCCAAGACAAGGCTCCGGCTGTAATCCGCAAGGCCATGGACAAACACAACCTGGATGAGGACGAGCCCGAAGACTACGAGCTGGTGCAGGTTATTTCGGATGATCGAA
- the RALGDS gene encoding ral guanine nucleotide dissociation stimulator — MMVDCQSSTQEIGEELVNGVIYSISLRKIQVHHGASKGQRWLGYENESALNLYETCKVRTVKAGTLEKLVEHLVPAFQGSDLSYVTIFLCTYRAFTTTQQVLDLLFKRYGCILPYSSEDGGPQDQLKNAISSILGTWLDQYSEDFCQPPDFPCLRQLVAYVQLNMPGSDLERRAHLLLAQLEHADLSEAEPEAPVPALKPAAEPEPTLGPDLEPAPALAPEPALMPAPTLPSELEPALSQTLELEPPAAPDPPWPLPVATENGLGEEKPHLLAFPPDLVAEQFTLMDAELFKKVVPYHCLGSIWSQRDKKGKEHLAPTVRATVAQFNSVANCVITTCLGDRSVSARHRARVVEHWIEVARECRVLKNFSSLYAILSALQSNSIHRLKKTWEEVSRDSLRVFQKLSEIFSDENNYSLSRELLIKEGTSKFATLEMNPKRAQRRPKEAGVIQGTVPYLGTFLTDLVMLDTAMKDYLYGRLINFEKRRKEFEVIAQIKLLQSACNNYSITPEEHFGAWFRAMERLSEAESYTLSCELEPPSESASNTLKVKKNTAIVKRWSDRQAPSTELSTSGSCHSKSCDQLRYGPYLSSGDIADALSVHSAGSSSSDVEEINMSFVPESPDGQEKKFWESASQSSPETSGISSASSSTSSSSASTTPVASTRTHKRSVSGVCSYGSSLPLYNQQVGDSCIIRVSLDVDNGNMYKSILVTSQDKAPAVIRKAMDKHNLDEDEPEDYELVQVISDDRKLKIPDNANVFYAMNSTANYDFVLKKRTFTKGTKVRHGASSTLPRMKQKGLKIAKGIF; from the exons AGCTCCACGCAGGAGATCGGCGAGGAGCTGGTCAACGGGGTCATCTACTCCATTTCCCTGCGCAAGATCCAGGTGCACCACGGCGCCAGCAAGGGCCAGCGCTGGCTCGGG TATGAAAACGAGTCGGCCCTGAACCTGTACGAGACCTGCAAGGTGCGGACTGTGAAGGCGGGCACGCTGGAGAAGCTGGTGGAGCACCTGGTGCCCGCCTTCCAGGGCAGCGACCTCTCCTACGTCACCATCTTCCTGTGCACCTACCGAGCCTTCACCACCACCCAGCAGGTCCTGGACCTGCTGTTCAAGAG ATATGGGTGCATCCTTCCCTACTCCAGCGAGGACGGCGGACCCCAGGACCAACTCAAAAA TGCCATCTCCTCCATCCTGGGCACCTGGCTGGACCAGTACTCGGAGGACTTCTGTCAGCCCCCCGACTTCCCCTGCCTCAGGCAGCTGGTGGCCTACGTGCAGCTCAACATGCCCGGCTCCGACCTGGAGCGCCGGGCCCACCTCCTCCTGGCCCAGCTGGAGCACGCGGACCTCAGCGAGGCAGAGCCGGAGG CTCCAGTTCCAGCTCTGAAACCAGCTGCCGAGCCAGAGCCCACACTAGGCCCAGACCTCGAGCCCGCTCCGGCACTGGCCCCAGAGCCAGCCCTGATGCCAGCTCCGACGCTGCCTTCAGAGCTCGAGCCGGCTCTCTCGCAAACCCTAGAGCTCGAGCCGCCTGCAGCCCCAGACCCCCCCTGGCCTTTGCCCGTGGCTACAGAGAATGGGCTGGGGGAGGAGAAGCCCCACCTCCTGGCATTCCCTCCTGACCTTGTGGCAGAGCAGTTCACGCTCATGGATGCG gaGCTGTTCAAGAAAGTGGTCCCCTACCACTGCCTGGGCTCCATCTGGTCCCAGCGGGACAAGAAGGGCAAGGAGCACCTGGCCCCCACCGTGCGTGCCACCGTCGCCCAGTTCAACAGCGTGGCCAACTGCGTCATCACCACCTGCCTCGGGGACCGGAGCGTGTCAGCCCGCCACAGGGCCAGGGTGGTGGAGCACTGGATCGAGGTGGCCAGG GAGTGCCGGGTCCTCAAGAACTTCTCCTCCCTCTACGCCATCCTCTCTGCCCTGCAGAGCAACTCCATCCACCGGCTGAAGAAGACGTGGGAAGAGGTCTCCAG ggacAGCCTCCGCGTCTTTCAGAAGCTGTCAGAGATTTTCTCGGACGAGAACAACTACTCCCTAAGCAGAGAGCTGCTCATCAAG GAGGGGACCTCCAAGTTTGCCACCCTGGAGATGAACCCCAAGCGAGCCCAGAGGCGCCCGAAAGAGGCG GGTGTCATCCAGGGCACCGTTCCCTACCTGGGCACATTCCTCACGGACCTGGTGATGCTGGACACTGCCATGAAGGACTATCTGTAT GGGAGACTGATCAACTTcgagaagaggaggaag GAATTCGAAGTGATCGCCCAGATCAAGCTGCTCCAGTCAGCCTGCAACAATTACAGCATCACGCCCGAAGAGCACTTCGGGGCCTGGTTCCGGGCCATGGAGAGGCTCAGCGAGGCTGAGAG CTACACATTGTCATGCGAGCTGGAGCCCCCCTCCGAGTCGGCCAGCAACACCCTCAAGGTGAAGAAGAACACGGCCATCGTCAAGCGCTGGAGCGA CCGCCAGGCCCCCAGCACAGAGCTCAGTACCAGCGGCAGCTGCCACTCCAAGTCCTGTGACCAACTCAGGTACGGCCCCTACCTCAGCAGCGGAGACATTGCTGACGCACTCAGCGTCCACTCGGCCGGCTCCTCTAGCTCCGACGTGGAGGAGATCAACATGAGCTTCGTCCCAGAGTCCCCCGACGgccaggagaagaag TTCTGGGAGTCAGCCTCCCAGTCGTCCCCAGAGACCTCCGGCATCAGCTCGGCCTCCAGCAGCACGTCCTCCTCCTCGGCCTCCACCACGCCCGTGGCCAGCACACGCACCCACAAGCGCTCCGTGTCCGGGGTCTGCAGCTACGGCTCCTCACTGCCCCTCTACAACCAGCAGGTGGGCGACTCCTGCATCATCCGGGTGAGCCTGGACGTGGACAACGGCAACATGTACAAGAGCATCCTG GTGACCAGCCAAGACAAGGCTCCGGCTGTAATCCGCAAGGCCATGGACAAACACAACCTGGATGAGGACGAGCCCGAAGACTACGAGCTGGTGCAGGTTATTTCGGATGATCGAA
- the RALGDS gene encoding ral guanine nucleotide dissociation stimulator isoform X11, with amino-acid sequence MLVVPPPGARADESSTQEIGEELVNGVIYSISLRKIQVHHGASKGQRWLGYENESALNLYETCKVRTVKAGTLEKLVEHLVPAFQGSDLSYVTIFLCTYRAFTTTQQVLDLLFKRYGCILPYSSEDGGPQDQLKNAISSILGTWLDQYSEDFCQPPDFPCLRQLVAYVQLNMPGSDLERRAHLLLAQLEHADLSEAEPEAPVPALKPAAEPEPTLGPDLEPAPALAPEPALMPAPTLPSELEPALSQTLELEPPAAPDPPWPLPVATENGLGEEKPHLLAFPPDLVAEQFTLMDAELFKKVVPYHCLGSIWSQRDKKGKEHLAPTVRATVAQFNSVANCVITTCLGDRSVSARHRARVVEHWIEVARECRVLKNFSSLYAILSALQSNSIHRLKKTWEEVSRDSLRVFQKLSEIFSDENNYSLSRELLIKEGTSKFATLEMNPKRAQRRPKEAGVIQGTVPYLGTFLTDLVMLDTAMKDYLYGRLINFEKRRKEFEVIAQIKLLQSACNNYSITPEEHFGAWFRAMERLSEAESYTLSCELEPPSESASNTLKVKKNTAIVKRWSDRQAPSTELSTSGSCHSKSCDQLRYGPYLSSGDIADALSVHSAGSSSSDVEEINMSFVPESPDGQEKKFWESASQSSPETSGISSASSSTSSSSASTTPVASTRTHKRSVSGVCSYGSSLPLYNQQVGDSCIIRVSLDVDNGNMYKSILVTSQDKAPAVIRKAMDKHNLDEDEPEDYELVQVISDDRKLKIPDNANVFYAMNSTANYDFVLKKRTFTKGTKVRHGASSTLPRMKQKGLKIAKGIF; translated from the exons AGCTCCACGCAGGAGATCGGCGAGGAGCTGGTCAACGGGGTCATCTACTCCATTTCCCTGCGCAAGATCCAGGTGCACCACGGCGCCAGCAAGGGCCAGCGCTGGCTCGGG TATGAAAACGAGTCGGCCCTGAACCTGTACGAGACCTGCAAGGTGCGGACTGTGAAGGCGGGCACGCTGGAGAAGCTGGTGGAGCACCTGGTGCCCGCCTTCCAGGGCAGCGACCTCTCCTACGTCACCATCTTCCTGTGCACCTACCGAGCCTTCACCACCACCCAGCAGGTCCTGGACCTGCTGTTCAAGAG ATATGGGTGCATCCTTCCCTACTCCAGCGAGGACGGCGGACCCCAGGACCAACTCAAAAA TGCCATCTCCTCCATCCTGGGCACCTGGCTGGACCAGTACTCGGAGGACTTCTGTCAGCCCCCCGACTTCCCCTGCCTCAGGCAGCTGGTGGCCTACGTGCAGCTCAACATGCCCGGCTCCGACCTGGAGCGCCGGGCCCACCTCCTCCTGGCCCAGCTGGAGCACGCGGACCTCAGCGAGGCAGAGCCGGAGG CTCCAGTTCCAGCTCTGAAACCAGCTGCCGAGCCAGAGCCCACACTAGGCCCAGACCTCGAGCCCGCTCCGGCACTGGCCCCAGAGCCAGCCCTGATGCCAGCTCCGACGCTGCCTTCAGAGCTCGAGCCGGCTCTCTCGCAAACCCTAGAGCTCGAGCCGCCTGCAGCCCCAGACCCCCCCTGGCCTTTGCCCGTGGCTACAGAGAATGGGCTGGGGGAGGAGAAGCCCCACCTCCTGGCATTCCCTCCTGACCTTGTGGCAGAGCAGTTCACGCTCATGGATGCG gaGCTGTTCAAGAAAGTGGTCCCCTACCACTGCCTGGGCTCCATCTGGTCCCAGCGGGACAAGAAGGGCAAGGAGCACCTGGCCCCCACCGTGCGTGCCACCGTCGCCCAGTTCAACAGCGTGGCCAACTGCGTCATCACCACCTGCCTCGGGGACCGGAGCGTGTCAGCCCGCCACAGGGCCAGGGTGGTGGAGCACTGGATCGAGGTGGCCAGG GAGTGCCGGGTCCTCAAGAACTTCTCCTCCCTCTACGCCATCCTCTCTGCCCTGCAGAGCAACTCCATCCACCGGCTGAAGAAGACGTGGGAAGAGGTCTCCAG ggacAGCCTCCGCGTCTTTCAGAAGCTGTCAGAGATTTTCTCGGACGAGAACAACTACTCCCTAAGCAGAGAGCTGCTCATCAAG GAGGGGACCTCCAAGTTTGCCACCCTGGAGATGAACCCCAAGCGAGCCCAGAGGCGCCCGAAAGAGGCG GGTGTCATCCAGGGCACCGTTCCCTACCTGGGCACATTCCTCACGGACCTGGTGATGCTGGACACTGCCATGAAGGACTATCTGTAT GGGAGACTGATCAACTTcgagaagaggaggaag GAATTCGAAGTGATCGCCCAGATCAAGCTGCTCCAGTCAGCCTGCAACAATTACAGCATCACGCCCGAAGAGCACTTCGGGGCCTGGTTCCGGGCCATGGAGAGGCTCAGCGAGGCTGAGAG CTACACATTGTCATGCGAGCTGGAGCCCCCCTCCGAGTCGGCCAGCAACACCCTCAAGGTGAAGAAGAACACGGCCATCGTCAAGCGCTGGAGCGA CCGCCAGGCCCCCAGCACAGAGCTCAGTACCAGCGGCAGCTGCCACTCCAAGTCCTGTGACCAACTCAGGTACGGCCCCTACCTCAGCAGCGGAGACATTGCTGACGCACTCAGCGTCCACTCGGCCGGCTCCTCTAGCTCCGACGTGGAGGAGATCAACATGAGCTTCGTCCCAGAGTCCCCCGACGgccaggagaagaag TTCTGGGAGTCAGCCTCCCAGTCGTCCCCAGAGACCTCCGGCATCAGCTCGGCCTCCAGCAGCACGTCCTCCTCCTCGGCCTCCACCACGCCCGTGGCCAGCACACGCACCCACAAGCGCTCCGTGTCCGGGGTCTGCAGCTACGGCTCCTCACTGCCCCTCTACAACCAGCAGGTGGGCGACTCCTGCATCATCCGGGTGAGCCTGGACGTGGACAACGGCAACATGTACAAGAGCATCCTG GTGACCAGCCAAGACAAGGCTCCGGCTGTAATCCGCAAGGCCATGGACAAACACAACCTGGATGAGGACGAGCCCGAAGACTACGAGCTGGTGCAGGTTATTTCGGATGATCGAA